A genomic window from Diospyros lotus cultivar Yz01 chromosome 2, ASM1463336v1, whole genome shotgun sequence includes:
- the LOC127795409 gene encoding apoptosis inhibitor 5-like protein API5 isoform X1, giving the protein MADVSDEAKTIELLYEYGERLNSAKDKSQHVEDYRSIIKAAKSESVKAKQLAAQLIPRFFKFFPELSASAVDSHLDLCEEEELGVSVQAIRGLPLFCKDTPEHLSKIVDILVQLLAAEENVERDAVHKALLSLLRQDVKASLTALFKHIESIDDSSTDENIRERTLCFIRDKVFPLKTEILKPQEQMERHITELIKKSLQDVTGAEFKMFMDFLRSLSIFGERAPPERVQELIGIIEGQADLDAQFNVSDGDHIDRLISCLFMALPFFMQGASNSKFLNYLNKHILPIFDKLPEERKVDLLKNLAESSPYTTPQDSRQILPSVVQLLKKYMPRRKSGEETNFTYVECLLYTFHHLAYKAPNATNSLCGYKIVTGQPSDRLGEDFSENYKDFTERLNSVEELARATIKKLTQGMAEHNKGMATAKSDEAKASIRAQKQNTTTGLRTCNNILAMTQLLHSKSPSFIGDKRINLSWKEAAKASAPSTATTAGGKRPAANDSKNNASKKGRGAGGLQNQLVNRAFGGLSYGGRGGKRGRGRGWGAGRGRGRGY; this is encoded by the exons ATGGCTGACGTCTCCGACGAGGCCAAAACCATCGAGCTGCTCTACGAGTACGGCGAGCGGCTCAACAGCGCCAAAGACAAGTCTCAG CATGTAGAGGACTACCGGAGTATAATCAAGGCGGCGAAAAGCGAGAGCGTCAAGGCGAAGCAGTTAGCAGCTCAGCTCATTCCCAGGTTCTTCAAGTTCTTCCCTGAACTCTCCGCCTCCGCCGTTGATTCTCATCTCGATTTGTGCGAAGAAGAGGAGCTTGGG GTTAGTGTGCAGGCAATTCGTGGACTCCCTCTTTTCTGCAAGGATACGCCAGAGCATCTCTCTAAAATTGTAGACATTCTTGTACAACTCCTTGCAGCTG AAGAAAACGTGGAGCGCGATGCAGTGCATAAAGCCCTTTTGTCGTTATTGAGGCAGGATGTGAAAG CATCTTTGACTGCCTTATTTAAGCACATTGAGAGCATTGATGATTCAAGTACAGATGAAAATATTCGTGAGAGGACTCTCTGCTTTATTAGAGATAAg GTTTTCCCTCTTAAGACAGAGATCTTGAAGCCTCAGGAGCAAATGGAGAGGCATATAACTGAATTGATAAAGAAA AGTTTGCAAGATGTGACTGGAGCAGAGTTTAAAATGTTCATGGATTTTTTGAGAAGTTTGAGTATATTTGGAGAGAGAGCTCCTCCGGAGCGTGTTCAAGAACTCATTGGAATTATTGAAGGGCAAGCCGATCTAGATGCACAGTTCAAT GTTTCAGATGGTGACCATATTGATAGATTGATATCATGTTTGTTCATggctcttcctttctttatg CAGGGTGCATCCAATAGCAAATTTCTCAACTATTTGAACAAGCACATTTTGCCTATTTTTGACAAG CTTCCTGAAGAACGCAAAGTAGACTTGCTGAAGAACCTTGCAGAAAGTTCTCCTTACACCACCCCTCAAGATTCACGACAGATTCTACCCTCCGTTGTTCAGCTATTAAAG aAATACATGCCTCGGAGAAAGTCTGGAGAAGAGACAAACTTTACTTATGTGGAGTGCTTGTTGTACACATTTCACCATTTAGCTTACAAG GCTCCAAATGCGACTAATAGTTTATGTGGTTACAAGATTGTGACTGGACAACCATCAGATAGACTTGGGGAAGACTTCTCAGAAAATTACAAAGATTTCACAGAAAG GCTAAATAGCGTTGAAGAGTTAGCTAGGGCTACCATCAAGAAATTGACTCAAGGTATGGCCGAGCACAACAAAGGAATGGCTACTGCTAAATCTGACGAAGCAAAGGCTAGCATT AGAGCTCAGAAGCAGAATACTACCACTGGATTGCGAACTTGCAATAACATTTTAGCGATGACACAG CTCCTACATTCAAAATCCCCTTCGTTCATTGGTGACAAGAGAATCAACCTTTCCTGGAAAGAAGCAGCAAAAGCTTCAGCACCTTCAACCGCTACTACTGCTGG GGGGAAACGTCCTGCTGCTAATGATTCAAAAAACAATGCATCAAAGAAAGGTCGTGGGGCTGGTGGCTTGCAGAACCAGCTTGTTAACAGGGCGTTTGGCGGTCTATCATATGGCGGAAGAGGCGGCAAAAGGGGCAGAGGCCGGGGCTGGGGCGCCGGACGTGGGAGAGGAAGAGGTTACTAG
- the LOC127795409 gene encoding apoptosis inhibitor 5-like protein API5 isoform X2, whose translation MADVSDEAKTIELLYEYGERLNSAKDKSQHVEDYRSIIKAAKSESVKAKQLAAQLIPRFFKFFPELSASAVDSHLDLCEEEELGVSVQAIRGLPLFCKDTPEHLSKIVDILVQLLAAEENVERDAVHKALLSLLRQDVKASLTALFKHIESIDDSSTDENIRERTLCFIRDKVFPLKTEILKPQEQMERHITELIKKSLQDVTGAEFKMFMDFLRSLSIFGERAPPERVQELIGIIEGQADLDAQFNVSDGDHIDRLISCLFMALPFFMGASNSKFLNYLNKHILPIFDKLPEERKVDLLKNLAESSPYTTPQDSRQILPSVVQLLKKYMPRRKSGEETNFTYVECLLYTFHHLAYKAPNATNSLCGYKIVTGQPSDRLGEDFSENYKDFTERLNSVEELARATIKKLTQGMAEHNKGMATAKSDEAKASIRAQKQNTTTGLRTCNNILAMTQLLHSKSPSFIGDKRINLSWKEAAKASAPSTATTAGGKRPAANDSKNNASKKGRGAGGLQNQLVNRAFGGLSYGGRGGKRGRGRGWGAGRGRGRGY comes from the exons ATGGCTGACGTCTCCGACGAGGCCAAAACCATCGAGCTGCTCTACGAGTACGGCGAGCGGCTCAACAGCGCCAAAGACAAGTCTCAG CATGTAGAGGACTACCGGAGTATAATCAAGGCGGCGAAAAGCGAGAGCGTCAAGGCGAAGCAGTTAGCAGCTCAGCTCATTCCCAGGTTCTTCAAGTTCTTCCCTGAACTCTCCGCCTCCGCCGTTGATTCTCATCTCGATTTGTGCGAAGAAGAGGAGCTTGGG GTTAGTGTGCAGGCAATTCGTGGACTCCCTCTTTTCTGCAAGGATACGCCAGAGCATCTCTCTAAAATTGTAGACATTCTTGTACAACTCCTTGCAGCTG AAGAAAACGTGGAGCGCGATGCAGTGCATAAAGCCCTTTTGTCGTTATTGAGGCAGGATGTGAAAG CATCTTTGACTGCCTTATTTAAGCACATTGAGAGCATTGATGATTCAAGTACAGATGAAAATATTCGTGAGAGGACTCTCTGCTTTATTAGAGATAAg GTTTTCCCTCTTAAGACAGAGATCTTGAAGCCTCAGGAGCAAATGGAGAGGCATATAACTGAATTGATAAAGAAA AGTTTGCAAGATGTGACTGGAGCAGAGTTTAAAATGTTCATGGATTTTTTGAGAAGTTTGAGTATATTTGGAGAGAGAGCTCCTCCGGAGCGTGTTCAAGAACTCATTGGAATTATTGAAGGGCAAGCCGATCTAGATGCACAGTTCAAT GTTTCAGATGGTGACCATATTGATAGATTGATATCATGTTTGTTCATggctcttcctttctttatg GGTGCATCCAATAGCAAATTTCTCAACTATTTGAACAAGCACATTTTGCCTATTTTTGACAAG CTTCCTGAAGAACGCAAAGTAGACTTGCTGAAGAACCTTGCAGAAAGTTCTCCTTACACCACCCCTCAAGATTCACGACAGATTCTACCCTCCGTTGTTCAGCTATTAAAG aAATACATGCCTCGGAGAAAGTCTGGAGAAGAGACAAACTTTACTTATGTGGAGTGCTTGTTGTACACATTTCACCATTTAGCTTACAAG GCTCCAAATGCGACTAATAGTTTATGTGGTTACAAGATTGTGACTGGACAACCATCAGATAGACTTGGGGAAGACTTCTCAGAAAATTACAAAGATTTCACAGAAAG GCTAAATAGCGTTGAAGAGTTAGCTAGGGCTACCATCAAGAAATTGACTCAAGGTATGGCCGAGCACAACAAAGGAATGGCTACTGCTAAATCTGACGAAGCAAAGGCTAGCATT AGAGCTCAGAAGCAGAATACTACCACTGGATTGCGAACTTGCAATAACATTTTAGCGATGACACAG CTCCTACATTCAAAATCCCCTTCGTTCATTGGTGACAAGAGAATCAACCTTTCCTGGAAAGAAGCAGCAAAAGCTTCAGCACCTTCAACCGCTACTACTGCTGG GGGGAAACGTCCTGCTGCTAATGATTCAAAAAACAATGCATCAAAGAAAGGTCGTGGGGCTGGTGGCTTGCAGAACCAGCTTGTTAACAGGGCGTTTGGCGGTCTATCATATGGCGGAAGAGGCGGCAAAAGGGGCAGAGGCCGGGGCTGGGGCGCCGGACGTGGGAGAGGAAGAGGTTACTAG